A section of the bacterium genome encodes:
- a CDS encoding OmpA family protein yields the protein MHKKMMFVLLMTAVLAMVLGGCGMSRTQKGAVIGGAAGAGAGVLIGKDNTKGAVIGGAAGAVVGGLIGSYLDNQAREMEEIEGAEVRREGDELQVTFDNAILFDYDSSSLKIASQDQLREVADVLSRYPDTDILVLGHTDSSGSDDYNQSLSERRAAAVRGFLMGAGVASSRITARGYGESAPVADNGSESGRAQNRRVELNVQVNEEFRQRAAE from the coding sequence ATGCACAAGAAGATGATGTTCGTGTTGCTGATGACGGCGGTCCTGGCCATGGTCCTGGGCGGTTGCGGCATGAGCCGGACCCAGAAGGGCGCCGTGATCGGCGGCGCGGCGGGCGCCGGCGCCGGCGTGCTGATCGGCAAGGACAACACCAAGGGCGCCGTGATCGGCGGCGCGGCGGGCGCCGTCGTGGGCGGCCTCATCGGCTCCTACCTCGACAACCAGGCGCGCGAGATGGAGGAGATCGAGGGCGCCGAGGTCCGGCGCGAGGGCGACGAGCTGCAGGTCACCTTCGACAACGCGATCCTGTTCGACTACGACTCGTCGTCCCTGAAGATCGCGTCCCAGGACCAGCTGCGCGAGGTCGCCGACGTGCTCTCGCGCTACCCGGACACCGACATCTTGGTCCTCGGGCACACCGACAGCTCGGGCTCCGACGACTACAACCAGTCGCTCAGCGAACGCCGCGCCGCCGCGGTCCGCGGCTTCCTGATGGGCGCCGGCGTGGCCTCGAGCCGCATCACCGCCCGCGGCTACGGCGAGTCCGCCCCGGTCGCCGACAACGGCTCCGAGTCCGGCCGCGCGCAGAACCGTCGCGTGGAGCTGAACGTCCAGGTCAACGAGGAATTCCGCCAGCGCGCCGCCGAGTAG
- a CDS encoding aminoacyl-histidine dipeptidase, giving the protein MTTYESLQPRSVWSIFAELSRIPRGSGNEAAVLDMLKAWADARGLKWSQDKVGNLLVRIPGTPGREKSAPVLVQGHVDMVCEKNGATKHDFAKDPIKLLVDDGWVTADGTTLGADNGIGVAMGLALAEEKGLSHPPVEVLLTVDEERGLTGAAGVEPGFFSARRMINLDSEEDRSLFIGCAGGRDSVITVKNKKSALGKGLVGRKIVVSGLKGGHSGLDIDKNRGNAIMILARLLLAARETVPFKLVDLEGGSMRNAIPREATARVAVPEAQAGAFKKLVDKAAARIVAEELAGIDDQAVVKVAKCKVDHSLGGNCTLRVLRLLEALPNGVLAMSRAIPGLVETSSNVGVVKTKGTAVEIVCCSRSSNMSALDGLVQRHRSLVGLLDDRAAIEQPEGYPGWQPNPASPLVQATARSYERIFKVVPELKAIHAGLECGLLTEKYPDLDIVSFGPDIHGAHSPDEKVSVASVAKVWQLFTGVMSEL; this is encoded by the coding sequence GTGACCACCTACGAGAGCCTGCAGCCCCGGTCCGTCTGGAGCATCTTCGCCGAACTGTCCCGCATCCCCCGCGGCTCCGGCAACGAGGCCGCGGTCCTGGACATGCTCAAGGCCTGGGCCGACGCCCGCGGCCTGAAGTGGAGCCAGGACAAGGTGGGCAACCTGCTGGTGCGCATCCCGGGCACGCCGGGCCGCGAGAAGTCCGCGCCGGTGCTCGTGCAGGGCCACGTCGACATGGTCTGCGAGAAGAACGGCGCCACGAAGCACGACTTCGCGAAGGACCCGATCAAGCTGCTGGTCGACGACGGCTGGGTGACGGCCGACGGCACCACGCTGGGCGCCGATAACGGCATCGGCGTGGCCATGGGGCTCGCCCTGGCCGAGGAGAAGGGCCTGTCGCACCCGCCGGTGGAGGTGCTGCTGACCGTCGACGAGGAGCGCGGCCTGACCGGCGCGGCCGGCGTCGAGCCCGGCTTCTTCAGCGCCCGCCGCATGATCAACCTCGACTCCGAGGAGGACCGCTCCCTGTTCATCGGCTGCGCCGGCGGCCGTGACTCCGTCATCACGGTGAAGAACAAGAAGAGCGCCCTGGGCAAGGGTCTCGTCGGGCGGAAGATCGTCGTGTCGGGGCTCAAGGGCGGCCACTCCGGTCTGGACATCGACAAGAACCGCGGCAACGCGATCATGATCCTGGCGCGCCTGCTGCTGGCCGCGCGCGAGACGGTGCCCTTCAAGCTCGTGGACCTCGAGGGCGGCAGCATGCGCAACGCCATCCCGCGCGAGGCCACGGCCCGCGTGGCGGTGCCCGAGGCGCAGGCCGGCGCGTTCAAGAAGCTCGTCGACAAGGCGGCGGCGCGCATCGTGGCCGAGGAGCTGGCCGGCATCGACGACCAGGCGGTCGTGAAGGTCGCCAAGTGCAAGGTGGACCACAGCCTGGGCGGCAACTGCACCCTGCGCGTGCTGCGCCTGCTCGAGGCGCTGCCCAACGGCGTGCTGGCCATGAGCCGCGCCATCCCCGGCCTGGTCGAGACCAGCTCCAACGTGGGCGTGGTGAAGACCAAGGGGACCGCGGTGGAGATCGTCTGCTGCAGCCGCTCGTCGAACATGTCGGCCCTGGACGGCCTCGTGCAGCGGCACCGGTCCCTCGTCGGCTTGCTGGACGACCGCGCCGCGATCGAACAGCCCGAGGGCTACCCCGGCTGGCAGCCGAACCCGGCCTCGCCCCTGGTGCAGGCCACGGCGCGCTCCTACGAGCGGATCTTCAAGGTCGTGCCGGAGCTGAAGGCGATCCACGCCGGGCTCGAGTGCGGCCTGCTGACCGAGAAGTACCCGGACCTGGACATCGTCTCCTTCGGCCCGGACATCCACGGCGCCCACTCGCCCGACGAGAAGGTGAGCGTGGCCTCGGTCGCGAAGGTCTGGCAGCTGTTCACCGGGGTGATGAGCGAGCTCTAG